The following proteins come from a genomic window of Candidatus Methylomirabilota bacterium:
- a CDS encoding ABC transporter ATP-binding protein, with protein sequence MTLFEARGVTKRFGGLTALAAVDFSLESGIASIIGPNGAGKTTLFNIFTGLYPADAGVVTFKGAPLLGRRPDEITALGICRTFQNIRLFANMTAIENVLVGMHARVSLGLWDVLSHRPRFRDAERALQARAGELLARVGLRDSANDVARNLPYGDQRRLELARALASEPSLLLLDEPTAGMTQGEAGALMRLLRDLVAELGLAIVLIEHNMRVVMEVSDRVTVLDHGEKIAEGTPREVQTNARVIEAYLGTRRHERRRAAG encoded by the coding sequence ATGACCCTGTTCGAGGCGCGCGGCGTCACCAAGCGCTTCGGCGGCCTCACCGCGCTCGCCGCCGTGGACTTCAGCCTCGAGTCCGGGATCGCGTCGATCATCGGCCCGAACGGCGCGGGGAAGACGACGCTGTTCAACATCTTCACGGGCCTCTACCCCGCGGACGCGGGCGTCGTGACCTTCAAGGGAGCGCCGCTGCTCGGGCGGCGCCCCGACGAGATCACGGCGCTCGGCATCTGCCGCACGTTCCAGAACATCCGCCTCTTCGCGAACATGACGGCCATCGAGAACGTCCTGGTCGGCATGCACGCCCGCGTCTCGCTCGGGCTCTGGGACGTCCTCTCGCACCGTCCCCGCTTTCGCGACGCCGAGCGAGCGCTCCAGGCGCGCGCGGGCGAGCTGCTCGCCCGCGTGGGCCTCCGCGACAGCGCGAACGACGTGGCCCGCAACCTGCCCTACGGCGACCAGCGGCGCCTCGAGCTCGCCCGCGCGCTCGCCTCGGAGCCCTCGCTCCTGCTCCTCGACGAGCCGACCGCGGGGATGACGCAGGGCGAGGCCGGGGCGCTCATGCGCCTGCTGCGCGACCTCGTCGCCGAGCTCGGCCTGGCGATCGTCCTGATCGAGCACAACATGCGCGTCGTCATGGAGGTGTCGGATCGCGTGACCGTGCTGGACCACGGCGAGAAGATCGCGGAGGGGACCCCCCGGGAGGTCCAGACCAACGCGCGGGTCATCGAGGCGTACCTCGGCACCCGCCGGCATGAGCGCCGCCGTGCTGCGGGTTGA
- a CDS encoding branched-chain amino acid ABC transporter permease translates to MDVQLLVGIFPQVLLDGLILGFMYALIALGYTMVYGVLEFINFAHSEIFIIGAFVGVEILLEVKAAGLLDVLPWPLLLLGVLAAGMAASGLLAVAVERVAYRPLRNAPRLIPLISAIGVSFFLQDLIRLVESLWRNAFNLVYPTIDALNVRFELASTVDVPLKSLGVIVAALAMLGVLWALVNRTRVGTAIRAVAEDQAAASLMGINVNGIISLTFLIGGAMGGAAGVLFGVQYGLINPYTGFVPGLKAFTAAVLGGIGNIPGAMLGGIVLGLLEAFAASYLSLLTGGAFGAEYKDIFAFSVLILILIFRPKGLLGEVVRGRA, encoded by the coding sequence ATGGACGTCCAGCTCCTGGTCGGCATCTTCCCCCAGGTCCTCCTCGACGGCCTCATCCTCGGCTTCATGTACGCGCTGATCGCTCTCGGCTACACGATGGTGTACGGCGTGCTGGAGTTCATCAACTTCGCCCACTCCGAGATCTTCATCATCGGCGCGTTCGTCGGGGTCGAGATCCTCCTCGAGGTGAAGGCCGCCGGGCTGCTCGACGTGCTGCCCTGGCCGCTGCTGCTGCTCGGCGTCCTCGCGGCCGGCATGGCGGCGAGCGGGCTCCTCGCGGTCGCCGTCGAGCGCGTCGCGTACCGCCCGCTGCGGAACGCGCCGCGGCTGATCCCGCTCATCTCGGCGATCGGCGTCTCGTTCTTCCTCCAGGACCTGATCCGCCTCGTCGAGTCGCTCTGGCGCAACGCCTTCAACCTCGTCTACCCGACGATCGACGCGCTGAACGTCCGCTTCGAGCTCGCCTCCACCGTCGACGTGCCGCTGAAGTCGCTCGGGGTGATCGTCGCGGCGCTCGCGATGCTCGGCGTGCTCTGGGCGCTCGTGAACCGGACGAGGGTCGGCACGGCGATCCGGGCCGTCGCCGAGGATCAGGCGGCGGCGAGCCTCATGGGGATCAACGTCAACGGGATCATCTCGCTCACCTTCCTGATCGGCGGGGCGATGGGCGGCGCGGCGGGCGTGCTCTTCGGGGTGCAGTACGGGCTGATCAATCCCTACACCGGGTTCGTCCCCGGCCTCAAGGCCTTCACCGCCGCGGTGCTCGGCGGGATCGGGAACATCCCGGGCGCGATGCTCGGCGGGATCGTCCTCGGGCTCCTCGAGGCGTTCGCCGCCTCGTACCTCTCGCTGCTCACCGGCGGCGCCTTCGGCGCCGAGTACAAAGACATCTTCGCCTTCTCCGTCCTGATCCTCATCCTCATCTTCCGGCCCAAGGGCCTCCTCGGGGAGGTCGTGCGGGGACGCGCATGA
- a CDS encoding branched-chain amino acid ABC transporter permease → MIQAALAVGLVAVSAWAVATFPRSVLVFLLFQGSLLFAYVARIPAWLRAALLGAALLVLMPAIGYFNGYYLEVATQVGIFAALALGLNIVVGLAGLLDLGYVAFYAVGAYSWAIFGSAQANQIFGGNAFPLAPIWFYAFLLVGLLVAAGTGVLLGLPVLRLRGDYLAIVTLGFGEVIRVLANNLDKPINITNGPKGITPIGRPPLPLDIPYSEAFYFLVLVIVGAVILANRRLEDSHVGRAWEAIREDELAAQAMGVPLVRSKLLAFACGASFAGVMGVLFSAKQVFINPESFTFLESIGVLSMVILGGMGSIPGAVIGATVVTVLNLQVLKGLSLWLNELKNAGVTVLGYSLANLPTQLEPAKYERMIFGVILVLMMIFRPQGIFPVRRRSRELAER, encoded by the coding sequence ATGATCCAGGCGGCCCTCGCGGTCGGCCTCGTCGCCGTCTCGGCGTGGGCCGTCGCGACCTTTCCCCGCTCGGTGCTCGTCTTCCTCCTGTTCCAGGGCTCGCTGCTCTTCGCCTACGTCGCGCGGATCCCGGCGTGGCTCCGCGCGGCGCTCCTCGGGGCGGCGCTGCTCGTCCTGATGCCCGCGATCGGGTACTTCAACGGCTACTACCTGGAGGTCGCGACCCAGGTGGGCATCTTCGCCGCGCTCGCGCTCGGCCTCAACATCGTCGTCGGCCTCGCGGGGCTGCTCGACCTCGGGTACGTGGCGTTCTACGCGGTCGGCGCCTACTCGTGGGCGATCTTCGGCTCGGCCCAGGCCAACCAGATCTTCGGCGGGAACGCCTTCCCGCTCGCGCCGATCTGGTTCTACGCCTTCCTCCTGGTCGGCCTCCTCGTCGCCGCCGGGACCGGCGTGCTCCTCGGCCTGCCCGTCCTGCGCCTGCGCGGCGACTACCTCGCCATCGTGACGCTCGGCTTCGGCGAGGTGATCCGCGTCCTCGCCAACAACCTCGACAAGCCGATCAACATCACGAACGGACCCAAGGGGATCACGCCGATCGGGCGCCCGCCCCTGCCGCTCGACATCCCGTACTCCGAGGCGTTCTACTTCCTCGTCCTCGTGATCGTGGGCGCCGTCATCCTGGCCAACCGGAGGCTCGAGGACTCGCACGTCGGCCGCGCCTGGGAGGCGATCCGAGAGGACGAGCTGGCGGCGCAGGCGATGGGCGTGCCCCTCGTGCGGTCGAAGCTGCTGGCGTTCGCGTGCGGCGCCTCCTTCGCGGGCGTGATGGGCGTGCTCTTCTCGGCGAAGCAGGTCTTCATCAACCCCGAGTCGTTCACCTTCCTCGAGTCCATCGGCGTGCTCTCGATGGTCATCCTCGGCGGGATGGGCTCGATCCCCGGCGCGGTGATCGGCGCGACCGTGGTGACGGTCCTCAACCTCCAGGTGCTGAAGGGCCTCTCGCTCTGGCTGAACGAGCTGAAGAACGCGGGCGTGACGGTGCTCGGCTACAGCCTGGCGAACCTCCCGACGCAGCTCGAGCCCGCGAAGTACGAGCGGATGATCTTCGGGGTGATCCTCGTCCTCATGATGATCTTCCGCCCCCAGGGGATCTTCCCGGTGCGCCGCCGCAGCCGCGAGCTGGCGGAACGATGA
- a CDS encoding ABC transporter ATP-binding protein: protein MSAAVLRVDGLEVAYGKIRALKGVALEVGRGEIVAVLGNNGAGKTTTLRTVSGLLQPARGTITLDAEPLVGVPPHEIARRGIAHVPEGRRIFNRLTVRENLVMGAYTRRDAGIAADLDLVFALFPRLAERVGQVAGTLSGGEQQMLAIARALMLHPRLLLLDEPSMGLAPVLVEQIFDTVADINRQGMTILLVEQNAAMALSIAHRGYVLETGSIALAGTAAELADNADVRRAYLGE from the coding sequence ATGAGCGCCGCCGTGCTGCGGGTTGACGGGCTCGAGGTCGCGTACGGCAAGATCCGGGCGCTCAAGGGCGTCGCGCTCGAGGTCGGCCGCGGCGAGATCGTGGCGGTCCTCGGCAACAACGGCGCGGGGAAGACGACGACGCTCCGGACGGTCTCCGGGCTGCTCCAGCCGGCGCGTGGCACGATCACGCTCGACGCGGAGCCGCTCGTCGGCGTGCCGCCCCACGAGATCGCCCGCCGGGGCATCGCGCACGTGCCCGAGGGCCGGCGCATCTTCAACCGGCTGACCGTCCGCGAGAACCTCGTGATGGGCGCGTACACGCGGCGCGACGCGGGGATCGCCGCCGACCTCGACCTCGTCTTCGCGCTCTTCCCGCGGCTCGCCGAGCGCGTCGGCCAGGTGGCGGGCACGCTCTCGGGCGGCGAGCAGCAGATGCTCGCGATCGCGCGCGCGCTGATGCTCCACCCGCGGCTGCTCCTCCTCGACGAGCCGAGCATGGGGCTGGCGCCGGTGCTCGTCGAGCAGATCTTCGACACCGTCGCCGACATCAACCGCCAGGGGATGACGATCCTCCTGGTAGAGCAGAACGCGGCGATGGCGCTCTCGATCGCCCACCGCGGGTACGTGCTGGAGACGGGCTCCATCGCGCTCGCGGGCACCGCCGCGGAGCTCGCCGACAACGCCGACGTCCGCCGCGCCTACCTCGGTGAGTAG
- a CDS encoding glycosyltransferase family 39 protein, with amino-acid sequence MSGSAGSGRPRPAVWGWVVLALLVGAAAAVRARLLALPLDRDEGEYAYFAQLLLAGIPPYAQAYNFKMPGIYAIYALSLAAFGQTPTGIHLGLLVVDAVTSVLVFLLTGRLFGTRVAVIAAATFATLSLSPRLFAPWAYAERFVLAPALAGLLVLLHAIERRGRAWFVGSGVLLGAAFLVKQSGGAFALFAVLYVLLGTRGDPRGRLGAAGAVVVGAAAPFAALCVVMALAGTFANFWFWTFTYAFEYATATSLATAVANLGSALRWILPTSYLAAALAGLGLSALFWDAETRPGRPFVVLLFACSCLATSAGLYFRNQYFILLLPVLAILAGVAVDAVARRLAPVRRRSLRYGLPIALAAVPLLHLVYLERAILFTDTPPQVLRALYGMNPFLESVEIAHHIRERTLPDDRIAVIGSEPEIYFYARRRAATGYVYTYALMEPQPYAAPMQRQMIREIEANDPKFVVFVKVLSSWLVTPRSDTTIFDWFARYQTRYDRVGTVELVSLGRTTYLWGPEAATYTPRSDNWVAIFERKRAAPGGATGAR; translated from the coding sequence GTGAGCGGGTCCGCCGGGTCCGGGCGGCCGCGGCCCGCCGTGTGGGGCTGGGTCGTCCTGGCGCTGCTCGTCGGCGCCGCGGCGGCGGTCCGTGCCCGGCTGCTGGCCCTGCCGCTCGATCGCGACGAGGGCGAGTACGCGTACTTCGCCCAGCTCCTGCTCGCGGGCATTCCGCCGTACGCGCAGGCGTACAACTTCAAGATGCCGGGCATCTACGCCATCTACGCCCTGAGCCTCGCCGCCTTCGGCCAGACGCCGACCGGCATTCATCTCGGGCTGCTCGTCGTCGACGCCGTGACGAGCGTGCTGGTCTTCCTCCTCACCGGGCGACTGTTCGGCACGCGCGTCGCCGTGATCGCGGCCGCCACCTTCGCCACCCTCTCGCTGAGCCCGCGACTCTTCGCGCCCTGGGCCTACGCCGAGCGCTTCGTGCTTGCGCCGGCTCTGGCGGGCCTGCTCGTCCTCCTGCACGCGATCGAGCGTCGCGGGCGGGCGTGGTTCGTGGGCAGCGGGGTACTCCTCGGGGCGGCCTTTCTCGTGAAGCAAAGCGGCGGGGCCTTCGCGCTGTTCGCCGTCCTCTACGTCCTGCTCGGGACGAGGGGCGACCCGCGCGGGCGGCTCGGGGCCGCCGGCGCGGTCGTGGTCGGCGCGGCGGCGCCGTTCGCGGCCCTGTGCGTCGTCATGGCCCTGGCAGGCACCTTCGCCAATTTCTGGTTCTGGACCTTCACCTACGCGTTCGAGTACGCCACGGCGACGTCGCTCGCCACCGCGGTCGCCAATCTCGGGTCCGCCCTCCGCTGGATCCTGCCGACATCGTATCTCGCCGCCGCGCTCGCGGGCCTCGGGCTGTCGGCGCTCTTCTGGGACGCCGAGACGCGCCCGGGACGCCCCTTCGTCGTGCTGCTCTTCGCCTGCTCGTGTCTCGCGACCTCCGCGGGGCTCTACTTCAGGAACCAGTACTTCATCCTGCTGCTCCCCGTCCTCGCGATCCTCGCCGGCGTCGCGGTCGATGCGGTCGCGCGACGCCTCGCACCCGTCCGGAGACGGAGCCTGCGGTACGGGCTCCCGATCGCGCTAGCCGCGGTTCCCCTGCTCCACCTCGTCTACCTCGAGCGCGCAATCCTCTTCACAGACACCCCGCCCCAGGTCCTGCGCGCCCTCTACGGCATGAATCCGTTTCTCGAGTCCGTCGAGATCGCCCACCACATCCGCGAGCGCACGCTCCCGGACGACAGGATCGCGGTGATCGGCTCGGAACCCGAGATCTACTTCTACGCCCGGCGCCGGGCGGCCACCGGTTACGTCTACACGTACGCCTTGATGGAGCCGCAACCGTACGCGGCTCCGATGCAGCGCCAGATGATCCGGGAGATCGAGGCCAACGATCCGAAGTTCGTCGTCTTCGTGAAGGTGCTGTCGTCGTGGCTGGTCACGCCGCGCTCCGACACGACGATCTTCGACTGGTTCGCGCGATACCAGACCCGGTACGATCGGGTCGGCACCGTCGAGCTCGTATCGCTCGGCCGAACGACGTATCTCTGGGGCCCGGAGGCCGCCACGTACACGCCGCGCTCCGACAACTGGGTGGCGATCTTCGAGCGGAAACGCGCCGCGCCCGGTGGCGCCACGGGGGCACGATGA
- a CDS encoding MaoC/PaaZ C-terminal domain-containing protein — MRTHGLNFEQHEVGATYRTLGRTVSETDIVSFVNLCGFTEPIFMDMEYVARESVFRRRAAPGALTFALSEGLIMQTGLIHGTGMAWLGGEIRVVAPVLEGDTLTVEVEVADKRETKKPDRGIVGYRHRVLNQRGELVLEARVQRMIRRAAA, encoded by the coding sequence ATGAGAACGCACGGCCTGAACTTCGAACAGCACGAGGTCGGGGCGACGTACCGGACGCTCGGGCGCACCGTCTCGGAGACCGACATCGTGAGCTTCGTGAACCTCTGCGGCTTCACGGAGCCCATATTCATGGACATGGAGTACGTCGCGCGAGAGTCGGTCTTTCGACGACGGGCGGCGCCGGGCGCCCTGACGTTCGCCCTCTCGGAAGGGCTCATCATGCAGACGGGCCTCATCCACGGCACGGGCATGGCGTGGCTCGGCGGCGAGATTCGGGTGGTCGCGCCCGTGCTCGAGGGCGACACGCTCACGGTCGAGGTCGAGGTGGCAGACAAGCGGGAGACGAAGAAGCCCGACCGCGGCATCGTCGGCTACCGGCACCGCGTCCTGAACCAGCGCGGTGAGCTGGTGCTCGAGGCGCGCGTGCAGCGGATGATCCGGCGCGCGGCGGCCTGA
- a CDS encoding glycosyltransferase family 39 protein yields the protein MTRPTALLALVAVLGAVLVFAGLDRRYLWDDEAETALLAQRVLRFGVPIAWDGRNLISQECSTDFDANYLWRQTPWAQFYLEALSFKLLGAGTFTARLPFAPLGVLTIVSLYAVGVSLFGDRALALVASFLLTSSVPFLLHVRQARYYAIAALATVWVLYFFFALLRDRRGAVLGLALAMSVLFHSNYLAMVATAAGLALAFLAFPFDAPTALRLGGAGLVTLAINLPWLLIFDLRGKSRVALAVASAGLYARTLWHYVVGLELHACSVVLLGLLVAAAIVLAAGRLWQAWPVPRTCLALVLFGLGYVLTLSAAPFAFFRYVVPLLPALALLQAAVLRALWSTSRILAIVGIALLVFLDRGDLARGELGSAPVKYLYEVTHDAPGPIAAIVGYLRAHARPGERVFITYGDLPLRFYAADLEVRGGQGCQSLAGWPLPDWIIARFFLRFRSPVNRAAVDADVERTLRYLRTEIPLQRYREIQLPTVDTVWENIPEPDFHRYREASEGPRITIYQRVAP from the coding sequence GTGACCCGGCCGACCGCCCTGCTCGCGCTCGTGGCCGTCCTCGGTGCCGTCCTCGTGTTCGCCGGCCTCGACCGACGCTATCTGTGGGACGACGAGGCGGAAACCGCGCTGCTCGCCCAACGTGTCCTCCGCTTCGGCGTGCCGATCGCCTGGGACGGCCGCAACCTGATCTCCCAGGAGTGCTCGACCGACTTCGACGCGAACTACCTCTGGCGCCAGACGCCCTGGGCCCAGTTCTACCTGGAGGCGCTCTCGTTCAAGCTCCTCGGCGCCGGCACCTTCACGGCGCGCCTGCCCTTCGCGCCGCTCGGCGTGCTGACGATCGTGTCGCTCTACGCCGTTGGGGTCTCCCTCTTCGGGGACCGCGCCCTCGCCCTGGTCGCCTCGTTCCTCCTGACGTCCTCGGTCCCGTTCTTGCTCCACGTGCGTCAGGCCCGCTACTACGCCATCGCCGCGCTCGCGACGGTCTGGGTCCTCTACTTCTTCTTCGCGCTGCTCCGCGACCGGCGCGGCGCCGTCCTCGGCCTGGCGCTCGCGATGAGCGTGCTCTTCCACTCGAACTACCTGGCCATGGTCGCGACGGCTGCGGGCCTCGCCCTCGCGTTCCTCGCGTTTCCGTTCGATGCGCCCACGGCGCTCCGGCTCGGTGGCGCGGGCCTGGTCACGCTCGCGATCAACCTGCCGTGGCTCCTGATCTTCGACCTCCGAGGCAAGAGCCGCGTGGCCCTGGCCGTCGCCTCCGCCGGGCTCTACGCGCGGACCCTGTGGCATTACGTGGTCGGCCTGGAGCTCCACGCCTGCTCCGTCGTGCTCCTGGGCCTTCTCGTCGCAGCGGCCATCGTCCTCGCGGCCGGCCGGCTCTGGCAGGCCTGGCCCGTCCCGCGCACGTGCCTGGCGCTGGTCCTCTTCGGCCTCGGCTACGTCCTGACGCTCTCGGCGGCGCCGTTCGCCTTCTTCCGCTACGTCGTCCCCTTACTGCCCGCCCTCGCGCTCCTCCAGGCGGCCGTCCTCCGCGCGCTCTGGTCGACGAGCCGGATCCTCGCGATCGTCGGCATCGCGCTACTCGTCTTCCTGGATCGCGGCGACCTCGCGCGAGGGGAGCTCGGCTCGGCGCCGGTCAAGTACCTGTACGAGGTCACTCACGACGCGCCCGGGCCGATCGCGGCCATCGTCGGCTACCTCCGCGCCCACGCACGTCCAGGCGAGCGGGTGTTCATCACGTATGGCGACCTCCCGCTGCGCTTCTACGCCGCCGACCTCGAGGTGCGCGGGGGCCAGGGCTGTCAGAGCCTCGCCGGCTGGCCGCTCCCCGACTGGATCATCGCCCGCTTCTTCCTCCGGTTCCGCAGCCCCGTCAACCGGGCCGCCGTGGACGCGGACGTCGAGCGGACGCTTCGTTATCTCCGGACGGAGATTCCACTCCAGCGCTACCGCGAGATCCAGCTGCCCACCGTGGACACGGTCTGGGAAAACATCCCGGAGCCGGATTTTCACCGGTACCGCGAGGCCAGCGAGGGACCGCGAATCACTATCTACCAGAGAGTGGCGCCGTGA